The nucleotide sequence ACCCAAGGAAACCGCCGACAGCAACAGGCACATAACACATCGTATTTAAATTTCAGCTGCAGTTACTAACTTTGGAGATTACAGCAGAGTCCCGTTGAACCACAGACGGTGCGGCgaagatacaaaaaaaaaaaaaggcacctCAATGAATTCATAATTTCAAGGTATCTCTTACGTCCACATatgcactgtctgtctgtgatttCTAAAGATGAAATATTGTGCAGGGTGCTTTTACAGCTGCTGTCAGGTCAGACATTCACTGTTGtgctgcaatctgcagtccaAGTATAACTCCATTATTGAGGGGACTTTAAAATGGGAGCTGTGTGACACACAGCGGGATGATTTAGTTTAATGACCATGGCAGTGACAGTGCTGTGATGGAAATTGGACTCCCCCTGCAAATTTACATCACTTGAGGGTACTTGGGGCTCTTTTAGCGGCTGCACTCCAGAGCACGAGCCATCAGGAGGTCCTGGATATGTCATGCTTGTCACCTTCCTTTAAGTGCATCTGCAGACGTGGGAGAGGGATTAATATTATATAGCCTACGGAAGCACAGAGGCCGTCTTATCAGCACTGCAGATGTGATAAGCACCTCTACCCCCATGAAAACCAGGAAAGATCTCCAAGCAAAGAGACAAGCAtctctttgtgttgtttgctCACACTGCTTCAGAGTTTCAATGCGGCTTTAGTGGCAGATATGGTGCAATTTCACATCTGTTGTAATTTGATGTGCCTGGATCACCCTCTGTGAAATCGTCTTGATCGCAACATGGCTCCTTTCAATTATTTAGAAAGTTGGCATATGGCTTTAGAGATCGTAATCTGAtttcttttgattttgaggtATTCAGAATAGCCTACACCACAAGCCCCAATAACAGCTGTGCAAAAAAGCCTGTCTCTATGATCATGTTATTTGGTAGCTTAGCATCCACACTCCTCtcttttcacagaaaaaaataaaatatagatttatttatttatttaataaaaacgTCACTTTTATGGAAATATTTTCCATCATTGCCATGACACTCATCTCACAttagttcacaccaatgcagaTGTCAGTGTGCACAAATTGCATTGCCCTCAAACTGATTCTGAGCTGTGAATGGAAGTTATGGCAACCATTGCTGTCACTTCAGTTTTATCAGAAAAGCACCCAGTGGAACCATGGAAACAAGAtgtgacacaaaaaaacatcgACATCAAAGCCAGCATATACTGTAATTAGAATTTATTGAAGCCTACTCAGTCAGAAAAGGTACATGATCTGCTGAGCCTCTGGATTCAGTCCCATACCTTCCATTAAACATAGTACAGCGCATTAAGCTTTGGTATTACATGATGCAAAAATGAATGTGCTCATTTGTGAGTCTGTTGCTGCAAATAGGAAAATGGCATTTATGTATTCCAGgtctactgtatgtaaagaAGTATCCTACAAAGGGAAATAACCTGTTAAATATTTCATCTGGATGAGAATTATAGTATAATATCCATAGTATActaggggtgtaagaaaatattgataaacTTGAATATCAGGACAttatattttgaaatactaCTGTATATCACATCTGAAAAACACTATCAATTTTTAATTGCTACAGTTTTTTAGTTCCTTAATATCTTTAGCTTAAGCATCCTGCAAGCACTttaatacattcatttatttatattttactaaTGTAGGCAAATGTTAAAGCAATATTTTACTACTGGAAAGAcggtcttttaaaaaaaaaggctttctatgcagtagaaagatgcaagtTCCTTTGAAATTGGTGCGTGCGACCAGAGAAAACTGAGGAAAAGGAAtatggcatttgcttttgctcaagaggtagaaaacctatgattaccagaatgcactgcacccaCGGGCGACAAATAGAGTCcaccagggatgatgtttttctgtaggctgatgcGGAAGTGAGCATTGCATTGGTTCCCTATCGAGCATCCAACCAAAAACCCATACACAAAAAATAACTTTGAGAGCAGGGAACTAGGAGTAGTATACTGcgaactcatttctgggttttaggactcattcctggcaGACTCTCTATAATTGCTaccgctggtgggtgatgttTTTCCCTAGGAAACGATATGGTGGGCAGCAGGGAACAAATAATCTCAAATATCAGTTAAACAGTAggttaaatatgtttctgaaaacattttagctgagaaataggcaacacagtaaccgaatcttggttcatattttatcaacactgcttagttttactgtttgatcaatacaggaaacagtatggtggcCACTTCCTGATCACATATTCTTACATAACAGCCAAACATTCCACTGAAAGATGTTTCTGAGGATATTTTAAGCGAAAAATAGACAACACAGCAACTGAATTTTGGTTGATATttgctgcttagttttaccatttggtCTGAGTTTCAGAGTAACAAGTGGGTGTCTCTCTTGAtccacttctatactctttgtgtctgtggtggccatGGATGTATTCACTGGCATATAAAACTCCCAAAAacggaagtacaatctgtattATTTTGGTTCCAGCTAGCAACGTGGAGAGGAGCACGGAGATCTGGGTGCGAATTTGCGAATAAGATGGTGAAGGAATGGCCCACCTTACTCTgccttaccctgacattcttccCCTAACCTTTACCAATCCCACTTCTATTGCCTAAATGTAACAAATCCAACCACcaaaggcaacaagtactagccagtCATAgggagagtagggcaggtcattCCTTCACCATCCTAGGATTCGCAAATTTGCTATCTGGGCACTGGTAAGATACTCAGACACTCAGttcccacattgttatgatacaaagctggttgaaattcTTTTGCTCTGATTCCACAAAAAGTAGTGCTATGATGTTGAATGTTGCAGGGACTGATAAATGCAAGTGCAGATCCCACTGTTCATATGGTGGTCTGTTTTTTATACTatgttttacaaaaaacagatttacacAGATTTATATGTTGCAGTATATTGAATCGTAACCCCTGTATCATGATACATGCAGCCCTATAGTATAGTGTAGGTATTATAGTATAGATAATCACACATCATGATCTGCATTTCATGCTAACAGCTTTCTGAATGTATTTGCAGTCAAACTCAGGAAATAAATATCTGCATGAATAACTGCGTAGAAGCAGAAAGTTTAGAGACCTCAGGGGTctttggggaaaaaacagaAGAGGATATGTTATCTCACAAGTGTAGCGTGATTTCTTACACGACACCTAAAATGCGTGCCACCCACCAGCGACAGGGCATAATGACTCTGCAAGCTACCTGGCATCCTCTGTAGTTGTAGGGCCAGGGCCAGTAGCCACGCAGAGGCTCGCATATTCTCTGACAGTGAGTGTAGCTGCGTTGGCATTCTGAGCAGCAGATCCCCTGGTGGTCTAACATGGTGTCAAAGGTCAGGGCTCCTTCCTCTCCGGCCGCTCCGCTGCGCTGCAGTTTTGAAGCAATGTTAATATGAAgagcaatcttttttttttaatctatactCATTTGCAATTCAGATGTTTTCAAAAACTTCCCATCCCCCTGATCATGTGACTTCACTTCTCTTAGGCGGCATGAATTTTTATAACCGATGGGAATTTTCACTTCAGTTCAAAAGTTCATCAACTTGGAATTGCAGCTGTTACCCCAGTGACCTGTAATCATAGCCACTAATATGATACCTACTCAACAGCAGCGGCAGTATATCAGCTGGCAGAGGCACTTAATCCAGGTTAACACATTCCCACACTATGCACTTCTATTTctgtgaaaatacattttttaacaagGCTGGCATCTTGTGCCTGCTGTAGTGCAGTCATCTGAAAAAGTGTTGACAAAACAGAGAAACTTCAGTTCCTAATGTTACTTTAAGGGTTGCTCCGGGGCTCAGCATGTGCCTCTTGATAGTTAATCAAAAATTCACCAGCTCTGGAATCTTGTTTATCATAAACAGTGTTGTTGATGAAGTTGCTACTCACATGATAGGGGTTTTCGGGATTGTATGCTGACCCCGCAGCAGACTGcgccccctcctcttcctccacgaCTCTGGAGGTGTCGTCTTCTGCGTGACTCACCGGGTCCTTCTCCTCTGCAGCTGCCTCAAACTCCTCTATGTTAAACTGCCGTTTGGCTCGCTGTgcgtctctctttctcctctccccaTCTGTTCCAGCAGCCACGAGAGGCAAGAGTATTGGGTCAACATCCACAAGACGCCATACATGTCCTCAGAGCTCAATCCTACATAGCTGGAGCTGTCTCAGTTGTCCTGAATAATTAAATTAGCAGCAGTGATTTCAAGCAGTCTTGCATATTTCAAGATCATTCTTTTTTAATACAAGACCGGAGCCTTTTTTGGTGTACTCTAAATGTAGACTATGTTCGAGATGTTTCAAGTGCTTCACCAACTTCTGAGACAAGGCTGTGCATTTTACAAGTGTGTCAGCAGAAAAGCAGGGCACTCGCAACCATGCTTTGAATAAACTGTGAAAAGAATGTACAATAATCCAAATGGGATAGACCATTCTCTGTGATAACAGGCCGGTTTTATAGActtggagggatggagggaatCAGTGCTTACAGCAATAGatagaaagaagagaaagagagtaaCCTTTAGGATAGATTGGTTGGAGCCAGTAAATGGGAAGTTCCCCGCAAAGACCCAGAATTTTATCACTCAGAAAGCTGGTGTCCTTCATCGGCTGCTCCGCAGAAACCCATATGACGAACCTCTCATCAAACCTCACTGGAATGTCTTCATCTGTCTGGCAAGAAGAAAAAGATAATGCCCTTGAATTACTAAAGATTGTAAAAGAAATGAGCAGAAGCGACGCTTGCTTTAAAGTCATTTCGTTTTCTCTTTCCAATTTGCAACGTTCTGTATCAAGTAGTGTGCATATACCAGGTCAAACATCAGCGACTCTTTGTTGTGAGCTCCCATGTGGGGAAGGCTGGCTTTGATTTGGGATTTTATATAGCACTTGTCTCCTCCAAAGAAGCGGATTCCGGTTATTCCCTGCACCAAATCACAGAGATGCCATGTTTACACTCACAGCTTTGCTACTTTGCTAAGCACACAGAAAGTCTCAGCTGAACTACCTCAGGAAGAGAGAACAAGGACAAACTCACTCACAATTTGAAAGTCATGAATCTCCACAGCTTCCTCAGCTCCACTCCCGGTTTTAAATCTCTGCAGGTTGTTGTCTGAATCAATTTCCACGGAGCCCTGCCTCACCTCCCCATTGATGTTCATGCTGTAACGAACATTATAAACCTGGCAACATTCAAGGTGGAACGTTAAAGTGACTGATTAGTCAAGTTATGTAAATCACACTGTAGCAAACACAATAGACGCAGAAAAACAAGCTTCATGCAATCCCCCTGCACAGTAATTATATGTGTTGCTTCTCTTACAGAAATCCCGTGTATTTTAAGCACAGGGAGAGCTGAGCAAAGCACCACAGGAGATGCTGTTACAGACCTTGATGGGAATGTTTGCACTACAGGTGAGCTCAATAGGACACATGAACATTATGCTATTTTATATAAGATGGAGTAGAGCAACAGGAACAATTCATGTTGTTTGTAAGTAAATTAAAGATGCAACTGCGCAGTCTTGCACTGATGATTACTGATAGGGTATCTCAGTCATTACCATAAATACCTTTTGTACAATAATGCCTATGATAGAAACATTTGTATCATCAGAGGATCTACTTTGGATCCATTTCCCACTAAAAGCATCCCAAAGCATCCTTGCATTCGCTATCTGTGATTGAAGGAGCACTGTAATAACTACAGCATAATCCTCAGTCGACACTTACGTTTTTATCGCTGACTTTCCACAGGTAGAGAGCAGCCACGGATGCACACAACATCAACACTGCACCAACAATAAGAGCCACGGCTCCAAATCTCAGGAGGCGACTGCCCGCAGCACAGACCGGCGTGCTGCTTTGCTCCTTCACGGAGTTCAGAAGATGCAAAGTCAGTAAATGacactaaacaacaacaactaatgCTCCTGGAAACCTTAAGAGTTTGCGGAGTCTGGAGTTTTATTTACATGTCATGGATGTCAATTATATTTCTAATCAAAAAGTTATTATTAAGCCTGTCTTACCGGAGGCGTGCAGTGTTCAAAACAGCCAGATCCATGAGtggtattttggattttttccaCAGTCTCTCTCATGATGTCCTCTATAATTCCCCCTCTCTAATACTGATGCTTCTCTTTGGAGGATCAGGTTATCCACCAGGAGGCTTTCTGACATTTGAGTGTGAATGACGCACAGTCAATATAAATTCTTTGAGCTAAATTCTTCGTCTGAATGTTACCTGTAGGGTCCAGTTCGCCTAAAGCAAAGTGGCGATCCTGTGGTACCAAATTAAATACAGGCATTGATGTAATAGGTGGTAGAAAGACTGTTAACTGCTCTGTCAACATGCTTACAAATAAGTGAGTTACACTGAAGGCCTTTCATTTAATCACCCACCTCTTTCAATTATGCtgcaaatgtatttaaatacTACAAATCTGCTCCACTTTCTCTCTGGTTACAGGTGTGTAAAGCACAGATTGCACTCCCTGTAGTCAAACTTGTATGCAGAAGCGAGTCCTCTTAGGTCTTTATATTCCTACATTATGCTACAAGACAGCACTGACTTGCAATGCCACGCACAATCAGAGGCACACACGCAGACGTAACCTTTGcttaattattaattttcaGATTCTGACAATGGGAGAAAGGTAGTTTTGTGGTCAAGGTTACTCGCTCCTTATCACAACTTGAAAAGAAGACACACAGTAAGAAAAGAGATTCAAATGTGCAGTGCTGCTGTTGCTTGGAAACAGATTGAACCACATTTTTGGATAATTGGTAAGCTGGGAGGCAATCAGAAAAGGTGAGGAGATTCTTTGACCTTcgaaaaaatatgtaattgtGGGAGCATTTGATCAGCAATGCAGTATTTACATGCAAATTGAGGCAGCCCAGTAACTGCATTATGTTCTATGAAAAGAATATGACATTGGCTTATGCTTTCTCTCAATTTAACTGTGATCGTTGGAGgaccacattttatttattgcagcttataagccctgaaggcaaatgAAATGCATTCAGTTGACTAATTGAGGTTATTCTGTGTGCTTTTCTGAATATTTCCTCGGGACAATAGGTTGTACTCTTCCTATAAGATTACACTGGAGTCCTGTAAGACCAGATATAGCTCATACTGTcttacaacagcaaaacaatttagcttttaactgttttatttgtgcaaCAATGTGACAAAATCTACCACAAACATGGTAATCTTTCATATTGATTGTTTTCCACAGCAGAAAGGCCCCTTTCAGCCCAAATGTCCATAGGTCATGCCCCTTAAATAG is from Epinephelus moara isolate mb chromosome 7, YSFRI_EMoa_1.0, whole genome shotgun sequence and encodes:
- the LOC126393080 gene encoding leukocyte cell-derived chemotaxin 1-like, which gives rise to MRETVEKIQNTTHGSGCFEHCTPPEQSSTPVCAAGSRLLRFGAVALIVGAVLMLCASVAALYLWKVSDKNVYNVRYSMNINGEVRQGSVEIDSDNNLQRFKTGSGAEEAVEIHDFQIGITGIRFFGGDKCYIKSQIKASLPHMGAHNKESLMFDLTDEDIPVRFDERFVIWVSAEQPMKDTSFLSDKILGLCGELPIYWLQPIYPKDGERRKRDAQRAKRQFNIEEFEAAAEEKDPVSHAEDDTSRVVEEEEGAQSAAGSAYNPENPYHRSGAAGEEGALTFDTMLDHQGICCSECQRSYTHCQRICEPLRGYWPWPYNYRGCQVACRVIMPCRWWVARILGVV